CTAATGTACTTAACATTTTCTAAACCTCCATGATAGTTGAATAATTACGCTAAAGTAATACTAGCTACTTTTCCACCCATTTTTTGGATTTTTTGTAAAGTGGTGGATAAGTCTTCGTAAGGTACTAACCACTCACGGCTAATACGACGTACTTTGGGATAACGGGGTAAATTCATCGCCGCTACTTCAATACGATAAACACGTCCTTCACGGGTGGAATTTCTGAAGGTTTGATTGGGGGTAACACCCTTACTAGATGGACGATATGCCCAACCTTCACCGCTACCAGAGGGATTGACTACCGCAGAAACTCCATTACGTCCTAATTCGGAAGCTAAACGGGATTTATTACCACCAACTTGGGCGCGATCGCTGTTGGCATAGCCACGATATAATTGGAACATACGGGTAAAACCAACAGTTTTTTGGTCAGTTTGAGTATTGAATCCTCTGTAGTAAGGAACAACATTTTCCCCGAAACTGCGACTATATTCTTCAGAGTCGATGTAAGAGTCAATATCAGCCTCATAACCTTCATTTTGATATAAGTCTAAATGCTCAATCACTTCAGACTCATCATAGGGAGCTCTTCCCAATAAGTGCTTAATATTGAGTTCGATGACTCTGGTTTGGAAGTTGTTATAAAGGAATTTATTTTTGTAAAGTTCAGATTTCGCAACCATGCGCACAAAATCACGAACAGTAATTGAACCATTACATAATAAAGACTCTGCATTAGAAAGGCGCTCGGATTTCATAATATAGTCATTACCGAGAACTTGCTTATA
This is a stretch of genomic DNA from Cyanobacterium aponinum PCC 10605. It encodes these proteins:
- a CDS encoding phycobilisome linker polypeptide produces the protein MAITAAASRLGVSAFNDFKPVELRPNWTKEEAQVAINAVYKQVLGNDYIMKSERLSNAESLLCNGSITVRDFVRMVAKSELYKNKFLYNNFQTRVIELNIKHLLGRAPYDESEVIEHLDLYQNEGYEADIDSYIDSEEYSRSFGENVVPYYRGFNTQTDQKTVGFTRMFQLYRGYANSDRAQVGGNKSRLASELGRNGVSAVVNPSGSGEGWAYRPSSKGVTPNQTFRNSTREGRVYRIEVAAMNLPRYPKVRRISREWLVPYEDLSTTLQKIQKMGGKVASITLA